A genomic segment from Lignipirellula cremea encodes:
- a CDS encoding diguanylate cyclase: protein MDNPSYSSSTSSLGEFPVEQSTPQKPSALSNLLENVDESQQMATARSRAEYAHQNKLVAVRLGVASALFSALRLKHPPTAAHCLRVALNCSAWGLSVEITDEERDEIEVAALLHDVGKIGVPDRILQKCGKLTEDEYSLIEHHRQNGLAILSCCSDSKTLLEIVRYTGGWFNGAREGFDRAGMDLPLGSRLLSIVDAFDSMTTDHVYRKALSRDRAMNELFEGAGTQFDPELIQQFAALLSSESVGFNERVSRRWLHELYPEATNALWCSGNVTAAATQLPSINSLFHHKLLDSMHDAVVFIDSDRRIFLWNRAAERLTGATNSQVCDGAWTPEIIGLRDEMGRYLTEENCPVLTCLGNGQQSLRRLSIRARENKEMSVDAHISPVVGRDGIVHGVTLVLHDASPEVDLQERVEKLADKATRDPLTGVANRAQFDDALAELVETGLQRGVASSLIICDIDFFKKINDTYGHQAGDDALVSFAALLTRFCRPGDLVARYGGEEFIMLCMECENASATSKAEELRRELAGTPLPMLAGKCITASFGVTELQEGDTPETMLRRADRALMQAKDLGRNTVVQLGAGMAGEPTPQQTTGWFNWFKSSSPDQLLERKLITAVPIGVVVEKLRGFVADHHAQIVSIEEDNISLKIEGHGQQQSRRNDDRPVPFSIELSFEETEIPSPGRIGPMSRTLILVSIRPIRHRDRRRSNALERARQLLSSLRSYLVAQDYLPPPPVDNK from the coding sequence ATGGATAACCCGTCGTACTCCAGTTCGACGTCTTCGCTGGGCGAATTCCCTGTCGAGCAGTCGACGCCGCAGAAACCCTCGGCGCTTTCGAATCTGCTCGAAAATGTGGATGAGTCCCAGCAGATGGCCACGGCACGGTCGCGGGCGGAATATGCGCACCAGAACAAGCTAGTCGCCGTGCGACTGGGAGTCGCCAGCGCGTTATTCAGTGCGTTGCGGCTCAAGCACCCTCCCACCGCCGCCCACTGTCTGCGGGTCGCCCTGAATTGCTCCGCCTGGGGTTTGTCCGTCGAGATCACCGACGAAGAACGCGACGAAATCGAAGTCGCCGCCCTGCTGCACGATGTCGGAAAAATCGGCGTGCCCGACCGCATCCTGCAGAAATGCGGCAAGCTGACCGAAGACGAATACTCCCTGATTGAGCACCATCGCCAGAACGGCCTCGCCATTCTTTCCTGCTGCAGCGACTCCAAAACGCTCCTGGAAATTGTGCGTTACACGGGCGGCTGGTTCAACGGCGCCCGCGAAGGCTTCGACCGCGCGGGAATGGACTTGCCGCTGGGGTCCCGTCTGCTGTCGATTGTCGATGCGTTTGATTCGATGACGACCGACCATGTGTATCGCAAAGCGTTATCGCGCGACCGCGCCATGAACGAACTGTTCGAAGGGGCTGGCACCCAGTTTGATCCCGAGCTGATTCAACAATTCGCCGCGTTGCTGAGTTCGGAAAGCGTCGGCTTCAATGAACGCGTCAGCCGACGGTGGCTGCATGAACTGTACCCGGAAGCGACTAACGCCCTGTGGTGCTCGGGAAATGTCACTGCCGCGGCGACCCAGCTGCCTTCGATCAACAGCCTGTTCCATCACAAACTGCTCGACAGCATGCACGATGCGGTCGTATTCATCGACTCGGACCGGCGCATTTTCCTCTGGAACCGCGCCGCGGAACGTTTGACCGGCGCCACCAACAGCCAGGTCTGCGACGGCGCCTGGACGCCCGAGATCATCGGCCTCCGCGACGAAATGGGCCGCTATTTGACTGAAGAAAACTGCCCCGTGCTGACCTGCCTGGGCAATGGCCAGCAGTCGCTGCGTCGGCTGTCGATTCGGGCCCGCGAGAACAAAGAGATGTCGGTCGACGCCCACATCAGCCCTGTCGTCGGCCGCGACGGCATCGTGCATGGCGTGACCCTGGTGTTGCACGATGCTTCTCCCGAAGTCGACCTGCAGGAAAGGGTGGAGAAACTGGCCGACAAAGCCACGCGCGATCCGCTGACCGGCGTCGCCAATCGGGCCCAGTTCGACGACGCCCTGGCCGAGCTGGTCGAAACGGGCCTGCAACGCGGCGTCGCTTCCAGCCTGATCATTTGCGATATCGACTTTTTCAAAAAGATCAACGATACCTACGGCCACCAGGCCGGCGACGACGCCCTGGTCAGCTTTGCCGCCCTGCTCACGCGGTTCTGCCGGCCCGGCGATCTGGTCGCCCGCTACGGGGGCGAAGAATTCATCATGCTCTGCATGGAATGCGAAAACGCCTCCGCCACCAGCAAGGCGGAAGAGCTGCGCCGTGAACTGGCCGGCACCCCGTTGCCGATGCTCGCGGGCAAGTGCATTACCGCCAGCTTTGGCGTCACCGAGCTCCAGGAAGGCGACACCCCCGAAACCATGCTCCGCCGGGCCGATCGGGCCCTGATGCAAGCGAAAGATCTCGGTCGCAATACGGTCGTGCAGCTGGGCGCCGGTATGGCGGGCGAACCGACCCCACAGCAAACGACCGGCTGGTTCAACTGGTTCAAGTCGTCCTCGCCCGACCAGCTGCTGGAACGGAAGCTGATCACGGCCGTGCCGATTGGCGTGGTGGTGGAAAAACTGCGTGGGTTTGTCGCCGATCATCACGCCCAGATTGTCAGCATCGAAGAAGACAACATCTCGCTGAAGATCGAAGGACATGGCCAGCAGCAGTCTCGCCGGAACGACGACCGGCCCGTGCCGTTCTCGATCGAGCTGAGTTTTGAAGAGACGGAAATCCCGTCGCCAGGCCGCATCGGACCGATGTCGCGCACGCTGATCCTGGTTTCGATCCGACCGATTCGCCATCGCGACCGGCGCCGTTCGAACGCCCTGGAACGGGCCCGGCAGCTGCTCTCCAGCTTGCGTTCCTACCTGGTCGCGCAGGACTACCTGCCGCCGCCTCCCGTCGACAACAAGTAG
- a CDS encoding alpha/beta hydrolase family protein, whose product MHPSNRPGRKLLTAASVAVTSGLMLLAGQAAAEEPAAAPAKTTLLQVTSSLDGKPQPVLYWAPESAATQAAPLLVYLHSWSGDYRQSNQAWLNQAAQRGWIYLHPNFRGRNDDPEACGSALARQDILDAIDVICEKYQVDRERIYLAGSSGGGHMSMLMAGYHPDRFSAVSAWVGISDLAAWRRHHTKNGEPQNYARMVDASCGGAPGASPEVDAQYRARSPLFHLQETGDLLLDLNAGVNDGHTGSVPIRHTLDAFNVVAKAGKQETISEDEIQQLTQDRKLKEPRATDQGFDEAYNRDFLLRRQAGPARVTIFDGGHEGLPNAGCSWLSRQQRPTKK is encoded by the coding sequence ATGCACCCATCCAATCGACCCGGACGAAAGCTCCTCACGGCCGCCAGCGTGGCGGTTACTTCCGGCCTGATGCTGCTGGCCGGGCAGGCCGCGGCGGAGGAACCGGCGGCTGCTCCCGCCAAAACGACCCTGCTGCAGGTGACCAGCTCGCTCGATGGGAAGCCGCAGCCGGTGCTGTACTGGGCGCCCGAATCGGCCGCGACCCAGGCGGCTCCGCTGCTGGTTTATCTGCACTCCTGGAGCGGTGACTATCGCCAGAGTAACCAGGCCTGGTTGAATCAGGCGGCGCAGCGCGGCTGGATCTATCTGCACCCCAACTTTCGCGGCCGGAACGACGATCCCGAGGCGTGCGGATCGGCTTTGGCCCGGCAGGATATTTTGGACGCGATCGACGTCATCTGTGAAAAATACCAGGTCGATCGGGAGCGGATCTATCTGGCCGGCAGTTCGGGCGGCGGCCATATGTCGATGCTGATGGCCGGCTATCACCCGGACCGTTTTTCGGCCGTTTCGGCCTGGGTCGGCATTAGCGATCTGGCGGCCTGGCGGCGGCATCATACGAAGAACGGCGAGCCGCAGAACTACGCAAGAATGGTCGACGCCTCGTGCGGCGGAGCGCCCGGCGCTTCGCCCGAAGTCGACGCCCAGTATCGGGCCCGCAGTCCCTTGTTCCATCTGCAGGAGACGGGCGACCTGCTGCTGGATCTGAATGCCGGCGTCAACGACGGGCATACGGGCTCGGTGCCGATTCGCCACACGCTGGACGCCTTTAACGTGGTCGCCAAAGCAGGCAAGCAGGAGACGATCTCCGAGGACGAGATCCAGCAGCTCACCCAGGATCGCAAGCTGAAGGAGCCGCGGGCGACCGACCAGGGCTTTGATGAAGCGTACAACCGCGACTTCCTGCTGCGTCGGCAGGCTGGCCCCGCCCGGGTCACCATTTTTGACGGCGGCCACGAAGGCTTGCCAAACGCCGGCTGCTCCTGGCTGTCTCGGCAACAGCGGCCGACCAAAAAGTAG